The following coding sequences lie in one Candidatus Nitrospira allomarina genomic window:
- the glyA gene encoding serine hydroxymethyltransferase, which produces MRHSVGTLKAIRDTDYEVYAAIRAEEKRQRENLVLIASENYASPAVLGAQGCLMTNKYAEGYSGRRYYGGCQHVDTVEDLAIARAKEIFGCEHVNVQPHSGSQANMAAYLSVLKTGDTILGMDLAHGGHLTHGSRVSFSGKLFQAFSYGVDRETEEINYDVVERQAQEVRPRMIVVGASAYSKIIDFPRFQAIAKSVGAYLLVDIAHIAGLIAVGLHPSPVPYADFVTTTTHKTLRGPRSGMIMCKEEHAKAVDKMVFPGTQGGPLMHVIAAKAVAFKEALSPGFKTYQQQVLANAKELAEGFLKRGYRVVSGGTENHLFLLNLTSKGVTGKEAEAALNASGIVVNKNAVPFDEKPPAVASGIRIGTPTVSTRGMQKPEMEQILSWMDEVIQHSQEASLHKRILRDVKDLCSRFPIFHPY; this is translated from the coding sequence ATGAGACATTCCGTCGGAACACTCAAAGCGATCCGTGACACTGATTATGAGGTGTATGCGGCTATCCGGGCTGAAGAAAAAAGACAGCGGGAAAACTTAGTTCTTATCGCATCAGAAAATTACGCCAGTCCCGCAGTCCTCGGTGCCCAAGGTTGTTTGATGACCAACAAATACGCAGAGGGGTATTCCGGCCGGCGATATTACGGCGGATGCCAACATGTGGATACGGTCGAGGATTTAGCCATTGCGAGAGCCAAAGAAATTTTCGGGTGTGAGCATGTCAATGTTCAGCCCCACTCGGGTTCCCAAGCCAATATGGCGGCGTATCTTTCGGTCCTAAAAACAGGAGATACCATCTTAGGGATGGATCTGGCCCATGGTGGGCATCTTACCCACGGCAGCCGTGTAAGTTTTTCAGGAAAACTGTTTCAGGCGTTTTCCTATGGAGTCGATCGGGAAACTGAGGAGATCAATTATGATGTGGTAGAGCGGCAGGCTCAGGAAGTCCGCCCTCGTATGATTGTTGTCGGTGCCAGCGCGTATTCCAAAATTATTGACTTCCCTCGTTTTCAGGCTATAGCGAAATCGGTTGGTGCGTACCTTCTTGTTGATATTGCCCACATTGCAGGTTTGATTGCGGTCGGGTTGCATCCAAGCCCGGTTCCCTATGCTGACTTTGTCACCACCACGACCCATAAAACATTGCGTGGCCCACGCTCCGGCATGATTATGTGCAAAGAAGAGCATGCCAAAGCTGTTGACAAAATGGTGTTTCCTGGAACCCAGGGTGGGCCGCTCATGCATGTCATTGCAGCCAAAGCGGTGGCTTTTAAAGAAGCCCTGTCTCCTGGATTTAAAACCTATCAACAACAAGTGCTGGCGAACGCCAAGGAGTTGGCTGAGGGCTTTTTGAAGCGCGGATATCGGGTGGTGTCTGGTGGGACCGAGAATCATTTGTTCCTCTTAAATCTGACATCCAAAGGCGTGACAGGAAAAGAAGCCGAAGCCGCTCTAAATGCCTCCGGCATTGTGGTCAATAAAAATGCGGTACCGTTTGATGAAAAACCACCGGCTGTCGCAAGCGGCATTCGTATTGGCACGCCGACCGTTTCAACTCGTGGCATGCAGAAACCCGAGATGGAGCAGATTCTCTCCTGGATGGATGAGGTCATCCAACATTCGCAGGAAGCGTCCCTTCATAAACGGATTCTGCGTGATGTCAAAGACCTGTGCTCACGATTTCCGATCTTTCATCCATACTAA
- a CDS encoding gamma-glutamylcyclotransferase family protein, producing the protein MSDALFTYGTLQFPEVIEAVTGLALPWVEAEAPGFAQFRFRDRIYPGMVKREGALTQGRVYTLMSHQTWELLDRFEDPVYRRELLEVYRPDGSTITAHAYVLPVAQQHLLSSDRWQMDWFSHVHLDGYVSRCRVFYEAMTSHGLPESYKQTLWKLTDSPQISQA; encoded by the coding sequence ATGAGTGATGCCTTGTTTACTTATGGGACGTTGCAATTTCCCGAAGTGATCGAAGCGGTGACCGGCCTGGCGTTGCCATGGGTGGAAGCAGAAGCGCCGGGGTTCGCGCAGTTTCGGTTTAGGGACCGCATTTATCCGGGAATGGTGAAACGGGAAGGCGCTCTGACGCAGGGTCGTGTGTATACCTTAATGAGTCATCAAACTTGGGAGCTCCTGGACCGGTTTGAAGATCCGGTCTATCGCAGGGAATTACTTGAGGTCTACCGGCCGGATGGCTCAACCATAACGGCCCATGCTTATGTCTTACCCGTCGCACAGCAACATCTGCTTTCTTCAGATCGGTGGCAGATGGATTGGTTCAGCCATGTGCATTTGGATGGATATGTGAGTCGGTGTCGCGTATTTTATGAAGCGATGACTTCCCATGGCTTACCGGAAAGCTACAAGCAAACGTTGTGGAAGTTAACGGATTCTCCGCAGATCTCTCAGGCATGA
- a CDS encoding histidine kinase, translated as MPSPKPSARSPRLTKRSPRRSKAKVTSSRVAIIGGGHGGTALMEIFAEDPLVTVVGLSEIRPHTMGVRLAKKIGIPVLRRYQDLLKIKDVDLVIDVTGDPDVEKTLLESHAPHLALVGGASAKFMWQLIEARIRASAEIENTLTRYQSLFRLYVKEEAEGAVDEERTRIACEIHDGLVQTLVGVSLKMERVRELVAEDPPKCLTMLNQTTVQLKHAIQEAREVVYNLRPGQYDHLAFIPALSNYLKAYEREHRIRTEFEGSGDESHLDPKAKVFVFRMVQEALSNVAKHAGATKVIVKVALKKDVLKATVTDNGQGFDVKAEGQNPEKWDHFGVRSMTERARMLGGNVQWVSKPGTGTKVEIFIPLVLKEKVPYAQND; from the coding sequence ATGCCATCCCCCAAACCCTCCGCCCGTTCCCCACGCCTCACCAAGCGTAGTCCCCGGCGATCAAAAGCAAAAGTGACCTCCAGCCGGGTGGCGATTATTGGTGGGGGGCATGGTGGTACCGCACTTATGGAAATTTTTGCGGAGGATCCCTTGGTGACCGTGGTAGGGTTGAGTGAAATCCGTCCGCACACCATGGGCGTTCGACTCGCAAAAAAAATCGGGATTCCTGTTCTTCGCCGCTATCAAGATTTGCTCAAGATCAAAGATGTGGATCTGGTAATTGACGTAACGGGCGATCCCGATGTGGAGAAAACCCTGCTTGAGTCGCATGCCCCACACTTGGCGTTGGTGGGGGGCGCGAGCGCCAAGTTTATGTGGCAATTGATTGAAGCCCGAATCCGGGCGTCTGCCGAAATCGAAAATACCCTCACCCGGTATCAATCGCTGTTTCGTTTGTATGTCAAAGAGGAAGCCGAAGGGGCGGTGGATGAGGAGCGGACGCGCATTGCCTGTGAGATCCATGATGGGTTAGTGCAAACCCTGGTGGGAGTGAGCCTGAAGATGGAGCGTGTCCGTGAATTGGTGGCAGAGGATCCCCCCAAGTGTTTGACGATGCTCAACCAGACGACCGTGCAATTGAAGCATGCCATTCAGGAGGCCAGGGAGGTGGTCTATAACCTTCGCCCGGGGCAATATGATCATTTAGCCTTTATTCCCGCATTGTCAAATTATCTGAAGGCCTATGAAAGGGAGCACCGGATACGGACTGAGTTTGAAGGGAGTGGGGATGAATCCCACCTTGATCCGAAGGCGAAAGTCTTTGTTTTTCGCATGGTCCAGGAAGCATTAAGCAATGTGGCCAAACATGCCGGAGCTACCAAGGTGATTGTAAAAGTCGCGCTTAAGAAAGATGTCTTGAAAGCCACCGTTACTGATAATGGCCAGGGCTTTGACGTCAAGGCAGAGGGGCAGAATCCTGAAAAATGGGATCATTTCGGAGTTAGAAGTATGACGGAACGGGCGAGAATGTTAGGCGGAAACGTGCAGTGGGTGTCGAAACCCGGCACCGGCACGAAGGTTGAAATTTTCATTCCTCTGGTATTAAAGGAAAAGGTGCCTTATGCCCAAAACGACTAA
- a CDS encoding PD-(D/E)XK nuclease family protein, with translation MFTLVSGPFSPHLESALVETVLQIKSADSRAPLAILVPSDSLRRRLQWLLCAEHSCALFNLHVLTFHQFALHLHAEQAALGSLEAEVSSFELVGDFFYEYLLAVLLEKSGQTVGPFADLQGSSGLRQAVWRSIRDLLEAQVEPRLALRAVEEGLFDEIAVTRLAGLLKLQEAIVNVSRQLGVGLPEDLANSVIPWVAASPFVARLSTVIYYGFYDITQVQLSLLEEVARTNSVKVFFPLTDQPAYQFAQRFLDRHLLKAGVVYQPLQVRHEPLESANRTESSPSVQVVNVIGSQGELVFTCKAILHAVETTGHTFHEIGVVARTLDPYGLFLRRVFEEHRIPFSTTATLPLLEEPVAKIWWQLAGLREEGYPWQALLNVVTSPYYRSPSVNGCSTHEQKPIWSQAIRHWRLMQGRDDWERLAAVANDPEAIGDWQRKVGLPLEEASVAIQQCADVVGRLIADCQALPESGPISELTLAFEALVNTHLSLLQEKTSSRKEERDQAHQAGLAQAFEQVMTQLKQLDRVGTQVTWGAWVEVFRGALEGTRMPVPGQSPLGVQVFDAMAARGHAFRTVFILGMNDQVFPRVVREDAFLRDGDRRVLAESLGYKIDEKLHGFDEESLLFALLRHSARDRVYLVYQRSDHKGRPLLPSPLLNECVKNVPGCSESEISVPLRVAERVRIPYFSPGEETGQEARLRYLLQGRAIQTDSLGPSFWWKLLRHGLKAVAALERTSTGAGSYDGIMAVEGTHWQELLSRGLSPSALEHYAQCPFRYWMDHALHTRNVREAISREMPSRVWGELGHAILRHVYRYLIDHKWPVSSIESDHLSSLIASTINQVCDKYATHYGKGYVVLWERMKTQLGAVVFAMIEHDQEEYVDQAMVPVDCEIGAEGEIVDGVPGGSTLLKIHGRVDRVDRQSDGPRTRIVDYKFAGGLATRTEHPDLVNEALRGRRLQPPLYSLMSTLSLAGHPGEHSKEIMSPHPAMHSVEFRFIRPLQSAPLTFSSFHSSIWATPTGDQLLRTIRRWIEGIRTGQFFVLPGSYCRDCSWSVACRFQHHPSWVRAYGIPLAKEFRQGRKQRATHE, from the coding sequence ATGTTCACGCTTGTCAGCGGCCCATTCTCTCCTCACCTCGAATCAGCTCTTGTCGAAACGGTCCTGCAGATCAAATCGGCCGATTCCCGCGCGCCGCTGGCCATTCTTGTGCCTTCGGATTCATTGCGAAGAAGGCTTCAGTGGTTATTGTGCGCCGAACATTCCTGTGCGCTCTTCAATCTCCATGTTCTGACGTTCCATCAGTTCGCTCTCCATCTTCATGCCGAGCAAGCGGCATTGGGTTCGCTGGAAGCGGAGGTGTCTTCGTTCGAACTTGTCGGCGACTTTTTCTATGAATACCTTCTAGCCGTACTTTTGGAAAAGAGTGGGCAAACTGTCGGACCCTTTGCCGATCTGCAAGGTTCATCAGGTCTCAGACAGGCCGTGTGGCGGAGCATTCGGGATTTGCTTGAAGCGCAAGTTGAGCCACGCCTGGCTCTCCGTGCGGTGGAAGAGGGGCTGTTCGACGAGATTGCGGTCACTCGCCTCGCTGGCTTACTGAAACTTCAGGAGGCCATCGTGAATGTGAGCCGACAATTAGGGGTGGGATTGCCGGAAGATTTGGCCAATTCGGTGATTCCCTGGGTAGCGGCGTCACCGTTTGTTGCCAGACTCTCGACGGTCATCTATTACGGCTTTTACGACATCACGCAAGTTCAGCTTTCGCTGTTAGAAGAAGTGGCTCGTACGAATTCCGTGAAGGTGTTCTTTCCCCTTACCGATCAACCTGCCTATCAATTTGCCCAACGATTTCTCGATCGACATTTATTAAAAGCCGGAGTGGTGTACCAGCCTCTTCAGGTTAGGCACGAACCGTTGGAATCAGCGAATCGGACGGAATCATCCCCGTCCGTGCAGGTGGTAAATGTGATTGGGAGCCAAGGGGAACTGGTTTTTACCTGCAAAGCCATTCTGCATGCGGTGGAAACGACAGGGCACACCTTTCATGAGATTGGGGTGGTGGCCAGAACTCTCGATCCATATGGGCTATTTCTGCGGCGGGTATTTGAGGAGCATCGAATTCCCTTTTCCACCACAGCGACTTTGCCTCTGTTGGAAGAACCGGTCGCTAAGATTTGGTGGCAGCTTGCCGGCTTGAGGGAAGAGGGGTATCCCTGGCAGGCCCTGCTGAATGTCGTGACTTCTCCCTATTATCGAAGCCCGTCGGTCAACGGATGTTCCACCCATGAACAAAAGCCAATCTGGAGCCAGGCCATTCGTCATTGGCGTCTTATGCAAGGTCGGGACGATTGGGAACGTCTTGCAGCTGTCGCGAATGACCCGGAAGCAATTGGTGACTGGCAGCGGAAGGTCGGATTGCCTCTGGAAGAGGCGTCTGTGGCTATACAACAGTGCGCGGACGTCGTGGGCCGCCTGATCGCCGATTGCCAGGCTCTTCCGGAATCAGGCCCGATTAGTGAACTGACCCTCGCGTTTGAAGCACTCGTGAATACGCATCTCTCCTTGCTTCAAGAAAAGACATCATCTCGAAAGGAAGAGCGTGATCAGGCCCATCAGGCAGGCCTTGCACAAGCATTCGAACAGGTCATGACGCAGTTAAAGCAACTGGATCGGGTCGGTACTCAGGTGACCTGGGGGGCATGGGTGGAGGTGTTTCGAGGAGCCTTGGAAGGGACAAGAATGCCTGTCCCGGGACAAAGCCCCTTAGGCGTGCAGGTATTCGATGCTATGGCGGCGCGAGGCCATGCCTTTAGAACTGTGTTTATTCTCGGAATGAATGATCAGGTCTTTCCACGTGTGGTTCGGGAGGATGCATTTTTGCGTGACGGGGATCGAAGGGTGTTGGCGGAAAGCCTTGGATATAAAATTGATGAAAAATTGCATGGATTTGATGAAGAGTCTTTGTTGTTTGCGTTGCTTCGGCACTCAGCCCGTGACCGGGTGTATCTCGTCTATCAACGTTCCGACCACAAGGGGCGTCCGCTGTTGCCGTCTCCTCTCCTAAACGAATGCGTGAAAAATGTCCCGGGCTGTTCTGAGTCGGAGATCAGTGTGCCATTGCGTGTGGCTGAACGGGTGAGAATTCCATACTTTTCTCCTGGTGAAGAGACCGGACAGGAAGCGCGCCTGCGGTATCTGCTTCAGGGGCGGGCGATCCAAACAGATTCTTTGGGGCCATCGTTCTGGTGGAAATTGCTACGCCATGGACTCAAAGCGGTGGCTGCTCTTGAAAGAACGTCCACAGGCGCGGGATCGTATGATGGGATCATGGCCGTCGAAGGGACTCATTGGCAGGAGCTCTTGTCCCGAGGATTGTCACCGTCAGCGTTGGAACACTATGCTCAATGTCCTTTCCGGTATTGGATGGATCATGCTCTGCATACACGGAATGTTCGAGAGGCCATTTCGCGGGAAATGCCTAGTCGGGTTTGGGGAGAGTTGGGGCATGCCATTCTTCGACACGTCTATCGCTATCTCATCGATCATAAATGGCCGGTCTCTTCGATAGAGTCCGATCATCTCTCTTCCTTGATCGCCTCGACCATTAATCAGGTATGCGATAAATATGCGACACACTACGGAAAAGGGTATGTGGTCCTGTGGGAAAGAATGAAAACGCAATTAGGTGCTGTGGTATTTGCGATGATCGAGCATGACCAAGAGGAGTACGTCGATCAGGCCATGGTGCCGGTGGATTGTGAGATAGGGGCCGAGGGAGAGATTGTCGACGGGGTGCCGGGAGGCTCGACCTTGCTGAAAATTCATGGACGAGTGGATCGCGTGGACCGGCAGTCCGATGGCCCAAGGACTCGTATTGTGGATTATAAATTTGCGGGTGGTTTGGCGACTCGAACAGAACACCCCGATCTCGTCAATGAAGCCTTGCGTGGTCGACGGTTACAACCTCCTTTATATTCACTGATGTCTACCTTGAGCCTGGCCGGCCATCCCGGAGAGCATTCCAAAGAAATAATGTCGCCACATCCTGCGATGCATTCCGTGGAATTCCGGTTTATCCGTCCATTGCAATCTGCGCCTCTCACGTTCTCATCGTTTCACAGTTCGATCTGGGCAACGCCAACGGGTGATCAATTATTGCGGACTATTCGTCGTTGGATCGAAGGCATACGCACCGGGCAGTTCTTTGTTCTACCTGGTTCCTATTGTCGTGACTGCTCGTGGTCGGTGGCCTGTCGGTTTCAGCATCATCCATCGTGGGTGAGGGCGTATGGAATTCCCTTGGCGAAGGAATTTCGGCAAGGGCGAAAGCAACGGGCCACCCATGAGTAA
- the rplI gene encoding 50S ribosomal protein L9 encodes MKVILQENVEGLGYLGDVLTVAKGYARNYLLPRKKAVVAEERQVKLLQHIKRQIDQKAKKELESLGESGKNLSKISLTFEVQTGKDDKLFGSVTSKDVAERLAAQGVEVDRRKIHLPQPLKELGTFSVAIKLHRDVVPKINVTLVKKAAEEAAPEGGSDKDQADEAVDE; translated from the coding sequence ATGAAGGTTATTTTGCAGGAAAATGTAGAAGGTTTAGGGTATTTGGGAGATGTGTTGACGGTGGCAAAAGGGTATGCACGGAACTATTTACTCCCGAGGAAAAAAGCGGTCGTAGCTGAAGAGCGACAGGTCAAACTGTTGCAGCATATCAAGCGGCAGATCGACCAAAAGGCCAAAAAAGAATTGGAGTCCTTAGGCGAGTCTGGGAAGAATCTGTCAAAAATCTCCCTGACGTTTGAAGTGCAGACCGGAAAGGACGATAAGCTGTTCGGATCTGTGACATCCAAAGATGTGGCCGAACGATTGGCTGCTCAAGGCGTGGAGGTGGACCGAAGGAAAATTCACTTGCCACAGCCTCTCAAGGAGTTGGGGACCTTTTCGGTTGCCATCAAGCTTCATCGGGATGTGGTTCCCAAGATTAATGTGACCCTTGTGAAGAAAGCGGCAGAAGAAGCTGCTCCTGAAGGGGGATCAGATAAAGATCAGGCCGATGAAGCGGTCGACGAGTAA
- a CDS encoding sodium:solute symporter family protein, with product MTGWDWAILAVFILYALQAGFRERAVASQNLEEYFLAGRSLSGWKAGLSMAATQFAADTPLLVTGLVATAGIFALWRLWIFALAFLLMGFLLAPSWRRVGVLTDAELTEVRYGHGAASALRGIKAIYFGTIVNCTVLAMVLLAATRLAEPFLLWDQWLPAGFFDVFVHMVKWGGVPFTVGGLEADNVWVRSANNLLSIGAIVSVTVLYSTTGGLRSVVATDLVQFGIGIVASGAFAWVVVDQVGGLASLTQHIQKQFSVADGYPLTGNEILAFTPFGARDATMMVLLVYGFQWLLQMNSDGTGYLAQRSMACRSDHDARVAAVVFTVAQIVLRSLIWLPLALGLLVIFPPPPEMMGPQFIADREFTFVQGIHELLPPGIKGLMVVGMLAALASTVDTHLNWGASYWTNDIYRRFICEGWLKREPSQRALVWVARASNLLILLIALCILPWLSSIQTAWQISLLLGAGMGVVLVLRWIWWRITAWGELACIAASVLMAPLLLWALPGQQEEMRLLIMGLGAGAIGVAVSWFTGPEDLNRLETFYRRARPPGFWGPIELRVQSEQRNGVRRFWRAIMAMGLTALSIFCLLTGIGTWLVGSPAPGWMPWREAWIAGLLLVGILLIPIWITVGFRQSDSVRQPQ from the coding sequence ATGACTGGATGGGATTGGGCGATTCTTGCCGTTTTTATACTCTATGCCCTGCAAGCGGGGTTTCGAGAGCGAGCGGTGGCATCCCAAAATCTGGAAGAATATTTTCTTGCAGGACGCAGTCTTTCGGGATGGAAGGCCGGGTTAAGCATGGCGGCCACGCAGTTTGCGGCTGACACTCCACTCCTTGTCACTGGGTTGGTGGCTACGGCTGGCATTTTCGCGTTGTGGCGCTTGTGGATTTTTGCCCTGGCCTTTCTCCTAATGGGGTTTCTCCTGGCTCCGAGCTGGCGGAGGGTAGGGGTGCTCACCGATGCCGAGCTGACGGAGGTACGATATGGCCACGGTGCGGCGTCGGCGCTCCGGGGCATCAAAGCCATTTATTTCGGTACCATCGTCAATTGCACGGTGCTCGCGATGGTGCTGTTGGCAGCCACTCGCCTCGCTGAACCCTTTCTTCTTTGGGATCAATGGCTTCCTGCCGGCTTTTTTGATGTGTTCGTTCACATGGTGAAATGGGGAGGGGTCCCTTTTACCGTTGGCGGATTGGAGGCGGACAATGTGTGGGTGCGTTCGGCCAATAATCTTTTGTCGATAGGGGCCATTGTGTCTGTGACGGTGTTGTATTCCACCACCGGGGGGCTACGAAGCGTCGTTGCCACGGATCTGGTGCAATTTGGAATCGGGATCGTTGCCAGCGGAGCATTTGCCTGGGTGGTGGTGGACCAGGTGGGAGGCCTGGCGTCCTTGACTCAACACATTCAGAAACAGTTTTCGGTGGCGGATGGGTATCCACTGACCGGGAATGAGATTCTGGCTTTTACTCCCTTCGGTGCCAGGGATGCGACCATGATGGTGTTGTTGGTCTATGGATTTCAATGGCTCTTACAAATGAATTCGGATGGGACAGGATATTTGGCTCAACGGTCCATGGCATGCCGTAGCGATCACGATGCGCGAGTCGCTGCGGTGGTGTTTACCGTGGCCCAAATTGTGCTTCGGAGTTTGATCTGGTTGCCCTTGGCCCTGGGGTTACTTGTGATCTTTCCACCCCCACCGGAAATGATGGGCCCTCAGTTCATTGCGGATCGCGAATTTACCTTCGTGCAAGGCATTCATGAACTGTTACCGCCAGGAATTAAAGGGTTGATGGTCGTCGGAATGTTGGCGGCCTTGGCCTCCACGGTCGATACGCATTTGAATTGGGGTGCGTCTTATTGGACTAATGATATTTATCGCCGGTTTATTTGTGAGGGTTGGCTCAAGCGCGAACCATCGCAACGTGCACTGGTTTGGGTCGCACGTGCGAGTAACCTGCTGATTCTCTTGATTGCCCTTTGCATTCTTCCGTGGTTGTCATCGATTCAAACTGCCTGGCAGATCAGTTTGTTGCTGGGAGCGGGAATGGGCGTGGTGTTGGTGCTCCGGTGGATTTGGTGGCGAATTACGGCATGGGGCGAATTGGCCTGTATTGCGGCTTCTGTGCTGATGGCGCCCCTGTTACTGTGGGCACTTCCAGGCCAGCAAGAGGAAATGCGGTTGTTGATCATGGGCCTAGGAGCCGGTGCGATTGGTGTCGCCGTGTCCTGGTTCACCGGACCGGAAGATCTCAATCGTTTGGAGACTTTTTACCGGCGTGCACGTCCTCCGGGATTTTGGGGGCCCATCGAACTGCGGGTTCAATCTGAGCAGCGGAATGGAGTGCGGCGATTTTGGCGGGCGATTATGGCCATGGGGCTTACGGCATTGTCCATCTTCTGTTTGCTCACCGGTATCGGAACCTGGCTGGTGGGAAGTCCTGCCCCTGGATGGATGCCCTGGCGTGAGGCGTGGATTGCTGGACTCTTGCTGGTGGGAATCCTCTTAATTCCCATTTGGATCACCGTTGGTTTTCGTCAATCTGATTCTGTGAGGCAGCCCCAATAG
- a CDS encoding response regulator transcription factor, whose amino-acid sequence MPKTTKVLIVDDHRVVREGLCAILETKDDIQVVGEAKDGGEAVEQTRLLMPDVILMDVSMPGMTGVEATRIIKREFPHIGVVALTMYEEQQYIFDLVRAGATGYLLKDSDSAQIVAAIRTIARGESLIHPSVASKILVEFSLLSEGKGKKRGILEHDLTDREITVLQLVADGKTNKEIANVLDLSEKTVKNHVRNIFHKLHVFDRTQAAILAIRKGIIELEPRKM is encoded by the coding sequence ATGCCCAAAACGACTAAAGTCCTCATTGTTGATGATCATCGGGTGGTCCGTGAAGGGTTATGTGCGATTCTGGAAACTAAGGACGATATCCAGGTCGTGGGGGAAGCGAAAGATGGCGGAGAGGCTGTCGAACAAACCCGACTGCTTATGCCGGATGTGATTCTCATGGATGTCAGTATGCCGGGCATGACGGGGGTGGAAGCCACGCGAATTATTAAGCGGGAATTTCCTCACATCGGGGTGGTGGCCCTGACGATGTACGAAGAACAGCAATACATTTTCGATCTGGTGCGAGCCGGAGCCACAGGGTATTTACTTAAAGATAGTGATTCGGCGCAAATTGTGGCTGCTATTCGGACTATTGCCCGTGGCGAGTCTCTTATTCATCCATCGGTTGCCAGTAAAATTCTGGTCGAGTTTTCGTTGTTGTCTGAAGGCAAAGGCAAAAAACGGGGAATTTTGGAACACGATCTTACCGACCGTGAAATCACCGTGTTGCAATTAGTGGCGGATGGAAAAACAAATAAGGAAATTGCGAACGTCCTGGATCTCAGTGAAAAGACGGTCAAAAATCACGTCCGCAATATCTTTCATAAATTGCATGTGTTTGATCGAACCCAGGCGGCCATCCTGGCCATTCGTAAAGGCATCATCGAACTCGAACCTCGCAAGATGTAA
- the nrdR gene encoding transcriptional regulator NrdR → MKCPFCDQLEDKVIDSRTAREGEVIRRRRECLGCKRRFTTYERIEENLPMVVKKDNRREPFDRAKILAGLKKACEKRPVSIGALGAAVDRIEKRIQDLGETEVPSRTVGEEVMRALKELDPVAYVRFASVYREFKDIDQFMDTIRALTQDTRVS, encoded by the coding sequence GTGAAATGTCCTTTTTGCGACCAATTAGAAGATAAGGTCATTGATTCACGGACGGCCCGTGAAGGAGAAGTGATCAGGCGCCGTCGTGAATGTTTAGGCTGTAAGCGGCGGTTCACCACCTACGAACGAATCGAAGAAAATTTACCGATGGTGGTCAAAAAGGACAATCGGCGAGAGCCGTTTGATCGGGCCAAAATTTTAGCCGGCCTTAAAAAGGCTTGCGAAAAACGGCCGGTCAGTATTGGAGCGTTAGGTGCGGCGGTTGATCGGATTGAAAAACGTATTCAGGACCTTGGAGAAACAGAAGTTCCAAGCCGAACCGTCGGAGAAGAAGTCATGCGGGCCTTAAAAGAATTGGATCCCGTCGCGTATGTTCGATTTGCCTCGGTGTATCGTGAATTTAAAGACATCGATCAATTTATGGATACCATACGGGCTTTAACCCAAGACACCAGGGTGTCCTGA
- a CDS encoding glutaredoxin family protein yields the protein MANVTLLVSKSCSACPNAKTLWKGMRVKYSFSYREIDITSEAGQELAERHAIRAVPATLINGRLTFIGVPPRESAEKALQAKAKPKPKKEETEE from the coding sequence ATGGCGAATGTGACCTTGTTGGTGTCCAAATCCTGTTCGGCCTGCCCAAATGCGAAAACGCTCTGGAAGGGCATGCGGGTTAAATATAGTTTCAGTTACCGAGAGATTGATATTACATCGGAGGCCGGTCAAGAACTTGCGGAACGACATGCTATTCGTGCCGTTCCCGCAACCCTGATCAATGGACGGTTGACCTTTATCGGGGTTCCACCGCGGGAGAGTGCGGAGAAGGCGCTGCAAGCGAAGGCGAAGCCAAAACCTAAAAAAGAGGAAACTGAGGAATAA